A region from the Achromobacter seleniivolatilans genome encodes:
- the fabF gene encoding beta-ketoacyl-ACP synthase II, protein MKRRVVITGLGIVSPVGNDLTTAWDNIVNGRSGISRITRFDPSAITTHIAGEVKDFDISTYISAKEARQMDTFIHYGLAAGMQAWRDCGLEVTEANAERIGVIVGSGIGGLPRIEETQVEYMAKGPRRISPFFVPGSLINLISGHLSIAYGLKGPSYAVVSACTTGLHCIGDAARLIEYGDADVMVAGGAESTVSPLGIGGFAAMRALSTRNDDPQTASRPWDRDRDGFVLGEGAGVLVLEEYEHAKKRGARIYGELAGYGMSSDAHHITAPDKDGPRRGVINALRNGGLNADEIQYVNAHGTSTPLGDKNETEALKLAFGDHAKKLVVNSTKSMTGHLLGAAGGIEAVFTTLAVYNQVSPPTINIFNQDPECDLDYCANEARPMKIEVGLSNSFGFGGTNGSMAVRRV, encoded by the coding sequence GTGAAGCGACGTGTCGTCATCACCGGCCTAGGTATTGTTTCTCCCGTTGGGAACGACCTGACCACCGCTTGGGACAATATCGTCAACGGACGTTCTGGCATCAGCCGTATCACCCGTTTCGATCCCTCGGCTATCACTACGCACATTGCTGGCGAAGTCAAAGACTTCGACATCAGCACCTATATTTCGGCTAAGGAAGCCCGCCAGATGGATACGTTTATCCATTACGGCCTGGCTGCCGGAATGCAGGCTTGGCGCGATTGCGGCCTGGAAGTCACTGAAGCCAATGCGGAGCGCATTGGTGTCATCGTGGGTTCCGGTATCGGCGGTTTGCCCCGCATCGAAGAAACCCAGGTCGAGTACATGGCCAAGGGTCCGCGACGGATTTCTCCGTTCTTCGTGCCGGGTTCGCTGATCAACCTGATCTCCGGTCATTTGTCCATTGCCTACGGCCTGAAGGGCCCCAGCTACGCTGTCGTTTCCGCGTGCACCACCGGCCTGCATTGCATCGGCGACGCTGCGCGTCTGATCGAATACGGCGATGCGGATGTCATGGTGGCGGGCGGCGCTGAGTCGACCGTATCGCCGCTGGGCATTGGTGGTTTTGCTGCCATGCGAGCCCTGTCGACCCGCAACGATGATCCTCAGACGGCCTCGCGTCCCTGGGATCGCGACCGCGATGGTTTCGTGCTGGGTGAAGGCGCCGGCGTTCTGGTGCTGGAAGAGTACGAGCATGCCAAGAAGCGCGGCGCGCGCATTTATGGCGAGCTTGCAGGCTACGGCATGAGCTCGGACGCCCACCACATTACGGCCCCCGATAAGGATGGTCCGCGCCGCGGCGTTATCAACGCCCTGCGTAACGGTGGCCTGAATGCGGACGAAATCCAGTATGTCAACGCGCACGGTACGTCTACGCCTTTGGGCGACAAGAACGAAACCGAAGCGCTGAAGCTGGCTTTCGGCGATCACGCGAAGAAACTGGTGGTCAACTCGACCAAGTCCATGACCGGGCACTTGCTCGGCGCGGCTGGCGGTATCGAGGCCGTGTTCACCACCTTGGCGGTGTACAACCAGGTGTCGCCACCCACGATCAACATCTTCAATCAAGATCCGGAATGTGATCTGGATTACTGCGCCAACGAGGCGCGGCCCATGAAGATCGAGGTCGGCCTGTCCAACTCGTTCGGTTTCGGCGGCACTAACGGCTCCATGGCCGTTCGCCGGGTCTGA
- the acpP gene encoding acyl carrier protein: MESIEQRVKKIVAEQLGVNEAEIKNESSFLDDLGADSLDMVELVMALEDEFETEIPDEEAEKITTVQQAIDYINSNGKQ, from the coding sequence ATGGAAAGCATCGAACAGCGCGTCAAGAAGATCGTCGCTGAACAACTTGGCGTCAACGAAGCCGAGATCAAGAACGAATCCTCCTTCCTTGACGACCTCGGTGCCGATTCGCTCGACATGGTCGAACTGGTCATGGCGCTCGAAGACGAATTCGAGACCGAGATCCCCGACGAAGAGGCCGAAAAGATCACGACCGTTCAACAAGCGATTGACTACATCAATTCGAACGGTAAGCAGTAA